From Variovorax sp. PMC12, the proteins below share one genomic window:
- a CDS encoding sensor domain-containing diguanylate cyclase, producing MHTRLSLGVAAVVLTATFTIATCALHFVKSSLRASIAGEQLARVSAVADAIDQKLSSRRILLQTFGDSVVAQDFKDAEPLQAFLEKHAALKQAFDNVAFIDMEGNLVANQSGAVPIGSVNIRDRAYFQQTVASKAGIISQPYRNRLNGLAQVAITAPVLDGAGQVRYVISGAINLKDRNVLGALAEVKIGKTGYLFITTTDGIVIDHPRTSRILNHVQAEGGAGPQVLRAIAGFEGTSEGVDERGVPGLYAFDRTEQTNWIVGSMYPSAEAFARVDAIERAAWIGAVLLALTAGALALGVVRRQLRPLAELHHHMQVAQQSPHEIEAPMQYAHDEIGDLARTFDELMKQRRATEQSLAHSEAQVRTIADNIPAMVSHIDASLRYTFVNAHVRALHNNAPLVGRAMPEVRGQRDFALVEPHIARALAGEAVIIEKPGDPALGIGNRTFKAHYIPDIDADGVVRGVFSMTFDITEEVTIHKALTEQEKRLRDVTDSIPALVGYFDRNQNCLFGNIRARQMAGVGDGSLVGTTLRTALGDAMYAQHKPYLPVMFSGKKVRFSVRAPTRGKEGFFQVNLIPDKNLRGEVVGFYLMSFNITALKEAELRQAESELRLRAITDSMPALITYIDREEKITFANATSREWLGLDPTQVLGRHMQDISGREVYLSRKPMIERALAGEKVEFEARTQRKGFERITQVIYVPDVRSDGLTHGIFSLALDITALKVVEHKLIELARLDTLTSLPNRLAFNEYLPDAVLRGRFTGNSLALMFLDIDHFKAINDTLGHAVGDAVLVEYARRLQGSVRGTDMVARLAGDEFVLVLENLGGQEAVAIVAAKITDRIGKRPFEVDGRQIDVTTSIGIAFHRAADSLVTAEELLARADAALYNAKAAGRNRFEFFMSIKNLPDTTAEAH from the coding sequence TTGCACACACGCCTCAGCCTCGGGGTGGCGGCGGTGGTTCTCACCGCCACGTTCACCATCGCGACCTGCGCGCTGCATTTCGTCAAATCCAGCCTGCGCGCCTCCATCGCCGGCGAGCAGCTGGCCAGGGTGTCCGCCGTCGCGGACGCGATCGACCAGAAACTGAGCAGCCGCCGCATCCTGCTGCAGACTTTCGGCGACAGCGTGGTGGCCCAGGACTTCAAGGACGCCGAGCCGCTGCAGGCCTTTCTGGAGAAGCACGCGGCGCTCAAGCAGGCCTTCGACAACGTCGCCTTCATCGACATGGAAGGCAACCTGGTCGCCAACCAGAGCGGCGCGGTGCCCATCGGCAGCGTGAACATCAGGGACCGCGCCTATTTCCAGCAGACGGTGGCGTCCAAGGCCGGCATCATTTCGCAGCCCTACCGCAACCGGCTGAACGGCCTGGCGCAGGTGGCGATCACCGCGCCGGTGCTCGACGGTGCAGGGCAGGTGCGGTACGTCATTTCCGGGGCGATCAACCTCAAGGACCGCAACGTGCTGGGCGCGCTCGCCGAGGTCAAGATCGGCAAGACGGGCTACCTGTTCATCACGACCACCGACGGCATCGTGATCGACCATCCGCGCACGTCGCGCATCCTGAACCATGTGCAGGCCGAAGGCGGAGCCGGGCCGCAGGTGCTGCGCGCGATCGCTGGCTTCGAGGGCACGAGCGAAGGCGTCGACGAGCGCGGCGTGCCCGGCCTCTACGCCTTCGACCGCACCGAGCAGACGAACTGGATCGTCGGCTCGATGTACCCCAGCGCCGAGGCTTTCGCCCGTGTCGACGCCATCGAGCGTGCCGCGTGGATCGGTGCCGTGCTGCTGGCGCTGACCGCGGGCGCGCTGGCGCTGGGCGTGGTGCGCCGGCAACTGCGGCCTTTGGCCGAGCTGCACCATCACATGCAGGTGGCACAGCAGTCGCCCCACGAGATCGAGGCGCCGATGCAGTACGCGCACGACGAAATCGGTGATCTCGCCCGCACCTTCGACGAGCTGATGAAGCAGCGCCGCGCCACCGAGCAGAGCCTGGCGCACAGCGAGGCGCAGGTTCGCACCATTGCCGACAACATTCCCGCGATGGTCTCGCACATCGATGCGTCGCTGCGCTACACCTTCGTCAATGCGCACGTGCGCGCGCTTCACAACAACGCGCCGCTGGTCGGGCGCGCGATGCCCGAGGTACGTGGCCAGCGCGACTTCGCACTGGTGGAGCCGCACATCGCGCGCGCGCTGGCCGGCGAGGCCGTGATCATCGAGAAGCCGGGCGATCCAGCGCTGGGCATCGGCAATCGCACTTTCAAGGCGCACTACATTCCCGACATCGATGCCGACGGCGTGGTGCGCGGCGTGTTCTCCATGACCTTCGACATCACGGAGGAAGTGACCATCCACAAGGCGCTGACCGAGCAGGAAAAGCGGCTGCGCGACGTGACGGACAGCATCCCCGCGCTGGTCGGCTACTTCGACCGCAACCAGAACTGCCTGTTCGGCAACATCCGGGCGCGGCAGATGGCAGGCGTGGGCGACGGCTCGCTGGTGGGCACGACGCTGCGCACCGCGCTTGGCGACGCCATGTACGCGCAACACAAGCCCTACCTGCCGGTGATGTTCTCCGGCAAGAAGGTGCGCTTTTCGGTGCGTGCGCCCACGCGCGGCAAGGAAGGCTTCTTCCAGGTCAACCTCATTCCCGACAAGAACCTGCGCGGCGAGGTGGTGGGCTTCTATCTCATGAGCTTCAACATCACGGCGCTGAAGGAAGCCGAGCTGCGCCAGGCCGAGAGCGAACTGCGGCTGCGTGCCATCACCGACAGCATGCCGGCGCTGATCACCTACATCGACCGCGAGGAAAAAATCACCTTCGCCAACGCCACCAGCCGCGAGTGGCTCGGCCTCGACCCGACGCAGGTGCTGGGGCGCCACATGCAGGACATCTCCGGGCGCGAGGTGTATCTCTCGCGCAAGCCGATGATCGAGCGCGCGCTGGCGGGCGAGAAGGTGGAGTTCGAGGCGCGCACCCAGCGCAAGGGCTTCGAGCGCATCACCCAGGTGATCTATGTGCCCGACGTGCGGTCCGACGGCCTGACGCACGGCATCTTCTCGCTGGCGCTGGACATCACCGCGCTGAAGGTGGTGGAGCACAAGCTCATCGAGCTGGCGCGGCTCGACACGCTCACCAGCCTGCCGAACCGGCTGGCCTTCAACGAATACCTGCCGGACGCGGTGCTGCGCGGGCGCTTCACCGGCAACTCGCTCGCGCTGATGTTCCTCGACATCGACCACTTCAAGGCCATCAACGACACGCTCGGCCACGCAGTGGGCGACGCCGTGCTGGTCGAATATGCGCGGCGCCTGCAGGGCAGCGTGCGCGGCACCGACATGGTGGCCCGGCTCGCGGGGGACGAATTCGTGCTGGTGCTCGAGAACCTCGGCGGCCAGGAGGCGGTGGCCATCGTCGCGGCCAAGATCACGGATCGCATCGGCAAGCGGCCCTTCGAGGTGGACGGCCGGCAGATCGACGTCACGACCAGCATCGGCATCGCGTTCCACCGGGCCGCCGATTCACTGGTGACGGCAGAAGAGCTGCTGGCGCGCGCCGATGCGGCGCTCTACAACGCGAAGGCGGCGGGGCGCAACCGCTTCGAGTTCTTCATGTCCATCAAGAACTTGCCCGACACGACGGCCGAGGCCCACTGA
- a CDS encoding sensor domain-containing diguanylate cyclase: MYTAHSANDDNHDTPSPARRKSWFRSFRTQVALGFGGLAAVLAVTLSLVLGSMFARKSEADESAVLRTIARNASKALADGLTSRTREIELLADSSTLWKDGLGAERVIQTISRTQALTPYSAWIGVVSPDGVVQASTGKLLLGANVAERPWFQEGLLGTHVGDVHAAKLLAALLPKGSDGGPQRFVDFAAPIRRDGQLIGVLGMHGSWEWTRSVVESLFPDDALARRLEVFVLDAKDHVIYASDAGFDRSADLGVQPSATGGSGVKFARESTGGEFLMATSSVGATDGKIDLGWTVVAREPADVARAAARDGVRKALMLGLLCAGLAFVLGWLLAQRLTRPLRQIASVARDIGAGRLDTGIPTNAGSSEVKQLSLALAGMTAKLVSANAELEQRVKERTAALETANAELDRQARFDALTGLLNRHGMEERLQQVLAVSNPDTAPLGIVMIDIDHFKSVNDRFGHATGDLVLKAVAGLMKTRLRKSDIAARLGGEEFVLMLPGANAAEAMQAATELVRLVGDAFIDPVGHITISCGVSQMLRDEESVASALRRADKALYAAKSLGRNRAVAPPLP; the protein is encoded by the coding sequence ATGTACACAGCCCATTCCGCGAACGACGACAACCACGACACGCCCTCCCCGGCACGCCGCAAAAGCTGGTTTCGCAGCTTTCGCACGCAGGTGGCGCTGGGCTTCGGCGGGCTCGCGGCGGTGCTGGCCGTCACGCTCTCGCTGGTGCTGGGATCGATGTTCGCGCGCAAGAGCGAGGCCGACGAATCGGCCGTGCTGCGCACCATCGCGCGGAACGCATCCAAGGCGCTCGCGGACGGCCTCACCTCGCGCACGCGCGAGATCGAATTGCTCGCCGACTCGAGCACGCTCTGGAAGGACGGCCTGGGCGCCGAGCGCGTGATCCAGACCATCTCGCGCACCCAGGCGCTCACGCCCTACAGCGCGTGGATCGGCGTGGTGTCGCCCGACGGCGTGGTGCAGGCGTCCACCGGCAAGCTGCTGCTCGGCGCTAACGTGGCCGAGCGGCCGTGGTTCCAGGAAGGCCTGCTCGGCACGCACGTGGGCGACGTGCACGCCGCCAAGCTGCTTGCGGCGCTGCTGCCCAAGGGCAGCGACGGCGGTCCGCAGCGCTTCGTCGACTTCGCGGCGCCCATCCGGCGCGACGGGCAGCTGATCGGCGTGCTGGGCATGCACGGCAGCTGGGAATGGACCCGCAGCGTGGTGGAGTCGCTCTTCCCGGACGACGCCCTGGCGCGCCGCCTCGAGGTGTTCGTGCTGGACGCGAAAGACCATGTGATCTACGCGTCGGACGCCGGCTTCGACCGCTCGGCCGACCTCGGCGTGCAGCCGTCCGCCACGGGGGGCTCCGGGGTGAAGTTCGCGCGCGAATCGACGGGCGGCGAGTTCCTGATGGCCACCTCGTCGGTCGGGGCGACCGACGGCAAGATCGACCTCGGCTGGACCGTCGTGGCGCGCGAGCCCGCCGACGTGGCGCGCGCCGCGGCGCGCGACGGCGTCAGGAAGGCGCTGATGCTGGGCCTGCTCTGTGCCGGCCTGGCCTTCGTGCTTGGCTGGTTGCTGGCGCAGCGGCTCACTCGGCCGTTGCGGCAGATCGCGTCGGTGGCACGCGACATCGGCGCCGGCCGGCTCGACACCGGCATCCCCACCAATGCGGGCAGCTCGGAGGTCAAGCAGCTATCGCTGGCGCTCGCGGGCATGACGGCCAAGCTGGTCAGCGCCAACGCCGAACTGGAGCAGCGCGTGAAGGAGCGCACCGCCGCGCTGGAAACCGCCAACGCCGAGCTCGACCGGCAGGCGCGCTTCGACGCCCTGACCGGCCTGCTCAACCGCCACGGCATGGAAGAACGGCTGCAGCAGGTGCTGGCCGTGTCGAACCCCGACACCGCGCCGCTCGGCATCGTGATGATCGACATCGACCACTTCAAGTCGGTCAACGACCGCTTCGGCCACGCCACCGGCGATCTCGTGCTGAAGGCGGTGGCCGGGCTCATGAAGACCCGGCTGCGCAAGTCAGATATAGCAGCGCGGCTGGGCGGCGAAGAGTTCGTGCTGATGCTGCCGGGCGCCAATGCGGCCGAGGCAATGCAGGCGGCCACGGAGCTGGTGCGGCTGGTGGGCGATGCGTTCATCGATCCGGTGGGCCACATCACCATCAGTTGCGGTGTCTCGCAGATGCTGCGCGACGAGGAAAGCGTGGCCAGCGCACTGCGCCGTGCGGACAAGGCGCTCTACGCCGCGAAGTCGCTGGGCAGGAACCGCGCGGTGGCGCCGCCGCTGCCCTGA
- a CDS encoding MFS transporter: MPIALLALTAGAFGIGTTEFVIMGLLLQVSTDLHVSITAAGLLISGYALGVAVGAPVLTIATRKLPRKTVLLALMAIFTLGNLACALAPNYEMLMAARVITSLAHGTFFGVGSVVATGLVAPERRASAIAIMFTGLTAATLLGVPAGAWLGLHLGWRAAFWAVAALGVLAFAVLAVFVPRSRTDAPIAPLREELAVLVRPQVLLGLAMTVLGFAGVLAVFTYIQPLLTQVTGLSESAVSPVLLVFGGGLAVGNILGGKLADRATMPAVLGTLAVLAVVLGVMQWVIGTPWMAVAFVGLLGVASFATVAPMQLRVLEKASGAGQNLASSLNIAAFNLGNALGAWVGGVVIAHGPGLRALGWVAALLTLAGLAIALWSRALDRREPRHTLHDCASQTA; encoded by the coding sequence ATGCCAATCGCTCTGCTCGCCCTCACCGCCGGTGCCTTCGGAATAGGCACCACCGAGTTCGTCATCATGGGCCTGCTGCTGCAGGTGTCGACGGACCTGCATGTTTCCATCACGGCCGCCGGCCTGCTGATCTCGGGCTACGCGCTCGGGGTCGCGGTCGGCGCTCCCGTGCTCACCATCGCCACGCGCAAGCTGCCCCGCAAGACGGTGCTGCTCGCGCTGATGGCGATCTTCACGCTCGGCAACCTGGCCTGCGCGCTCGCGCCCAACTACGAAATGCTGATGGCCGCGCGCGTGATCACCTCGCTGGCGCACGGCACTTTCTTCGGCGTCGGCTCGGTGGTGGCCACCGGACTGGTGGCGCCCGAGCGCCGGGCGTCGGCCATCGCGATCATGTTCACCGGCCTGACCGCCGCCACGCTGCTGGGCGTGCCGGCTGGTGCATGGCTGGGCCTGCACCTGGGCTGGCGCGCCGCGTTCTGGGCGGTCGCCGCGCTGGGCGTGCTGGCCTTCGCGGTGCTCGCCGTGTTCGTGCCGCGCAGCCGCACCGACGCGCCGATCGCCCCGCTGCGCGAGGAACTGGCGGTGCTGGTGCGCCCGCAAGTGCTGCTGGGCCTTGCGATGACGGTGCTGGGCTTCGCCGGCGTGCTGGCCGTCTTCACCTATATCCAGCCGCTGCTGACGCAGGTCACGGGGCTGTCGGAATCGGCGGTGTCGCCGGTGCTGCTGGTGTTCGGCGGCGGGCTGGCCGTCGGCAACATCCTGGGCGGCAAGCTGGCCGACCGCGCGACGATGCCGGCCGTGCTGGGCACGCTGGCGGTGCTGGCGGTGGTGCTGGGCGTCATGCAGTGGGTCATCGGCACGCCATGGATGGCGGTGGCCTTCGTCGGCCTGCTGGGCGTGGCTTCGTTCGCCACGGTGGCGCCCATGCAGTTGCGGGTGCTCGAAAAGGCCTCGGGTGCCGGCCAGAACCTGGCGTCGAGCCTGAACATCGCGGCCTTCAACCTGGGCAATGCGCTCGGCGCGTGGGTCGGCGGCGTGGTGATCGCGCACGGCCCCGGGCTGCGAGCACTGGGCTGGGTGGCGGCGCTGCTCACGCTCGCGGGCCTGGCCATCGCGCTGTGGAGCCGCGCGCTGGACCGGCGCGAACCGCGCCACACACTGCACGATTGCGCTTCGCAAACCGCCTGA
- a CDS encoding LysR substrate-binding domain-containing protein, with the protein MPRIDVNRSGEMEAFVQVVESGGFSAAARLLGMTPSAVSKLISRMELRLGIQLVHRSTRKLQLTPEGSEFYERSLRVLADMDEAERCAAAGAAPRGRVSINASVSFGQHKLVPLVPRLLEMHPQISLDIALTDRIVDLMDERADIAIRWGQLPSSDLVARRLGETSQSIVAAPSYLAKYGTPRTPQELEAHNRLGWSFRRNSPDWPLRVGGRTQWLPVAGPVRAGDGETLRQLAIAGAGVARLSLYHIQHDIDAGRLVPLLEEFNPCEVEPIHAVYIGKAGTLPARVRAVLDFLVACSGVGGGRYTLKRTAPTPGNSADT; encoded by the coding sequence ATGCCGCGCATCGACGTCAACCGCTCCGGCGAAATGGAAGCTTTCGTCCAGGTGGTGGAGTCGGGCGGTTTTTCGGCAGCGGCGCGCCTGCTGGGCATGACACCCTCCGCCGTGAGCAAGCTGATCTCGCGCATGGAGCTGCGCCTGGGCATACAGCTGGTGCACCGCTCCACCCGCAAGCTGCAGCTTACGCCAGAGGGCTCGGAGTTCTACGAGCGCAGCCTGCGCGTGCTGGCCGACATGGACGAGGCCGAACGCTGCGCCGCGGCCGGCGCCGCCCCGCGTGGACGGGTGAGCATCAATGCGAGCGTGTCATTCGGGCAGCACAAGCTGGTGCCGCTGGTGCCGCGCCTGTTGGAGATGCATCCGCAGATCTCGCTCGACATCGCGCTGACCGACCGCATCGTCGACCTGATGGACGAGCGCGCCGACATCGCCATCCGATGGGGGCAATTGCCGTCTTCAGACCTGGTGGCGCGGCGGCTCGGCGAGACCAGCCAGTCGATCGTGGCTGCGCCGTCGTATCTTGCGAAGTACGGCACACCACGCACGCCGCAGGAGCTGGAAGCGCACAACCGGCTGGGCTGGAGCTTCCGCCGCAACTCGCCCGATTGGCCGCTGCGCGTGGGCGGGCGAACGCAGTGGCTGCCGGTGGCCGGCCCGGTGCGCGCGGGCGACGGCGAGACCTTGCGGCAGTTGGCCATCGCAGGGGCGGGCGTGGCGCGGCTGTCGCTGTATCACATACAGCACGACATCGACGCGGGCCGGCTGGTGCCGCTGCTGGAGGAGTTCAATCCCTGCGAGGTGGAGCCGATCCACGCGGTGTACATCGGCAAGGCCGGCACGCTGCCGGCCCGGGTGCGCGCGGTGCTGGATTTTCTGGTCGCGTGCTCCGGCGTGGGCGGCGGGCGCTACACGCTCAAGCGGACCGCGCCGACGCCGGGGAATTCGGCCGACACCTGA
- a CDS encoding fumarylacetoacetate hydrolase family protein, protein MNPSQTALTDALVAARRGNRTLDATPWLDTLETANQAYEVQDAVAAALGWFGAAAVPGTWKSGGGSRSATLTHAPLTPAGVRPSPADFSDLVFHTPGIEAEIALRLGQDVTPAQAAALDHGNAASVVDAMAVSVEIVDARWQDLPSTPALLRLADSQVHGALVIGEWKPYAALDWSSQRCETRVGNADTVLRTGTHPLGDPTWLLPIWLRHLTRHGHTVPAGTVVTTGSWVGVLPCRRGDQVSAEFPGVGAVRLSV, encoded by the coding sequence ATGAACCCATCCCAGACCGCCCTTACCGACGCCCTCGTCGCCGCGCGCCGCGGCAACCGCACCCTCGACGCCACGCCCTGGCTCGACACGCTCGAAACCGCCAACCAGGCCTATGAAGTGCAGGACGCCGTGGCCGCCGCGCTCGGCTGGTTCGGCGCTGCTGCCGTGCCCGGCACCTGGAAGTCGGGCGGCGGCTCGCGCAGCGCGACGCTCACGCATGCGCCGCTGACGCCCGCCGGCGTTCGCCCGAGCCCGGCGGACTTCAGCGACCTGGTGTTCCACACGCCCGGCATCGAGGCGGAGATCGCACTGCGGCTCGGCCAGGACGTCACGCCCGCGCAGGCGGCGGCGCTCGACCACGGCAACGCCGCATCGGTCGTCGATGCCATGGCCGTGTCGGTCGAGATCGTCGATGCCCGCTGGCAAGACCTGCCCTCCACGCCCGCCCTGCTGCGCCTGGCCGACTCGCAGGTGCACGGCGCGCTGGTGATCGGCGAATGGAAGCCGTATGCCGCGCTCGATTGGTCTTCGCAGCGCTGCGAGACCAGGGTCGGCAATGCGGACACGGTGCTGCGCACCGGCACGCACCCGCTGGGCGACCCCACGTGGCTGCTGCCCATCTGGCTGCGCCACCTCACGCGCCACGGCCATACCGTGCCGGCCGGCACGGTCGTCACCACGGGCTCGTGGGTCGGCGTGCTGCCCTGCCGGCGCGGCGATCAGGTGTCGGCCGAATTCCCCGGCGTCGGCGCGGTCCGCTTGAGCGTGTAG
- a CDS encoding tripartite tricarboxylate transporter substrate binding protein: MQRRSLIQAAGAAAATLGVPRLFAQEWPSGPVRIVVGFPPGGGTDALARVVAQKLTIMWGQQVIVENKGGVAGVLAADYVAQQPADGSTLLMAHINSHALAPSLQPKLRYNVERDFVPIVLVGVTPNLLIANPGQKALSVKDIVAACRAAPGTLSFGSAGAGSAQHLALEMFKLQGGVDALHVPYKGSGPLLADLMGGQIQYSFETMTAATPHVKNGRVIAVAQTRTKRAKGHLNVPTMQEQGFQGFEATTWYGLAGPGKLPASIAQKVNRDVNTVLAMPDVQERLDTYGAEDGGGSQDKFKQFISTEIAKWAKVVKDGNVHVET; this comes from the coding sequence ATGCAAAGACGTTCCCTCATCCAGGCCGCCGGTGCGGCCGCCGCCACGCTCGGCGTGCCCCGGCTCTTCGCGCAGGAGTGGCCTTCGGGGCCGGTGCGCATCGTGGTCGGCTTTCCGCCGGGCGGCGGCACCGACGCCCTCGCCCGCGTGGTCGCGCAGAAGCTCACCATCATGTGGGGCCAGCAGGTCATCGTGGAGAACAAGGGCGGCGTGGCCGGCGTGCTGGCGGCCGACTACGTGGCGCAGCAGCCGGCCGACGGCAGCACGCTGCTCATGGCGCACATCAACAGCCATGCGCTGGCGCCCAGCCTGCAGCCCAAGCTGCGCTACAACGTGGAGCGCGACTTCGTGCCGATCGTGCTGGTGGGCGTCACGCCCAACCTGCTGATCGCCAACCCGGGGCAGAAGGCGCTGAGCGTGAAGGACATTGTGGCCGCCTGCAGGGCCGCGCCGGGCACCCTCAGCTTCGGCTCGGCCGGCGCGGGCTCGGCGCAGCACCTGGCGCTGGAAATGTTCAAGCTGCAGGGCGGCGTCGATGCGCTGCACGTGCCGTACAAGGGCAGCGGCCCGCTGCTGGCGGACCTGATGGGCGGGCAGATCCAGTACAGCTTCGAGACCATGACGGCCGCCACGCCGCACGTGAAGAACGGCCGCGTGATCGCCGTCGCGCAGACCCGCACCAAGCGCGCCAAGGGCCACCTGAACGTCCCGACCATGCAGGAGCAAGGCTTCCAGGGCTTCGAGGCGACGACCTGGTACGGGCTTGCGGGGCCGGGCAAGCTGCCGGCCTCCATCGCGCAGAAGGTGAACCGCGACGTCAACACCGTGCTGGCGATGCCCGACGTGCAGGAACGGCTGGACACCTACGGCGCCGAAGACGGCGGCGGCTCGCAGGACAAATTCAAGCAGTTCATCAGCACGGAAATCGCGAAGTGGGCCAAGGTGGTGAAGGACGGCAATGTCCATGTCGAGACCTGA
- a CDS encoding pyridoxal-phosphate-dependent aminotransferase family protein, with protein MLQLDIHPTGRHFLQIPGPSPVPDRILRAMSLPTIDHRGPEFGTLGLKVLGGIRQVFKTKHPVAIYPASGTGAWEAALANTLSPGDHVLMYETGHFASLWQKMATRLGLSTEFLAWSGTDAQLPSAPSWRRGVQAELIEARLRKDTEKKIKAVCVVHNETSTGVTSDIASVRKAIDAAGHPALLMVDSISGLASADYRHDEWGVDVCVSGSQKGLMLPPGISFNALSPRALEVSKTAKLPKAFWAWDEIVEMNKDGYWPYTPNTNLLYGLSESLDMILGEGLDNVFARHQRWAAGVRAAVNAWGLPIQCADPAVYSPVLTGVITPEGVDADALRRLIHQRFDLSLGTGLGKLKGRMFRMGHLGDSNDLTLVAMVAGVEMGMKLAGIKLAGSGVHAAMDHFANHTAPAALQKAA; from the coding sequence ATGCTGCAACTCGACATCCATCCCACCGGCCGCCACTTCCTCCAGATTCCCGGCCCCAGCCCCGTGCCCGACCGCATCCTGCGGGCCATGAGCCTGCCCACCATCGACCATCGCGGGCCGGAGTTCGGCACGCTCGGCCTGAAGGTGCTGGGTGGCATCAGGCAGGTCTTCAAGACGAAGCACCCGGTCGCCATCTACCCCGCCTCCGGCACCGGCGCATGGGAGGCCGCGCTCGCCAACACGCTGAGCCCGGGCGACCACGTGCTAATGTACGAAACCGGCCACTTCGCCTCGCTGTGGCAGAAGATGGCCACGCGCCTGGGCCTGTCGACCGAGTTCCTCGCGTGGTCGGGCACCGACGCGCAACTGCCCAGCGCGCCGAGCTGGCGCCGCGGCGTGCAGGCCGAGCTGATCGAGGCGCGCCTGCGCAAGGACACCGAGAAGAAGATCAAGGCCGTGTGCGTGGTGCACAACGAGACCTCCACCGGTGTCACCTCCGACATCGCCTCGGTGCGCAAGGCCATCGACGCGGCGGGCCATCCGGCATTGCTGATGGTCGACAGCATCTCGGGCCTGGCCAGCGCGGACTACCGCCACGACGAATGGGGCGTGGACGTGTGCGTGAGCGGCTCGCAGAAGGGCCTGATGCTGCCGCCGGGCATCAGCTTCAACGCGCTGTCGCCGCGCGCGCTAGAGGTCTCGAAGACCGCGAAGCTGCCCAAGGCCTTCTGGGCCTGGGACGAGATCGTCGAGATGAACAAGGACGGCTACTGGCCCTACACGCCCAACACCAACCTGCTGTACGGGCTGTCGGAGTCGCTGGACATGATCCTCGGCGAAGGCCTGGACAACGTGTTCGCGCGCCACCAGCGCTGGGCCGCGGGCGTGCGCGCTGCCGTCAATGCATGGGGCCTGCCGATCCAGTGCGCCGACCCGGCCGTCTACTCGCCGGTGCTCACCGGCGTGATCACGCCCGAGGGCGTCGATGCAGACGCGCTGCGGCGGCTGATCCACCAGCGCTTCGACCTTTCGCTGGGCACCGGCCTGGGCAAGCTCAAGGGCCGCATGTTCCGCATGGGCCACCTGGGTGACAGCAACGACCTGACGCTGGTGGCCATGGTCGCGGGCGTCGAGATGGGCATGAAGCTCGCGGGCATCAAGCTGGCCGGCAGCGGCGTGCACGCGGCCATGGACCACTTCGCGAACCACACGGCACCGGCCGCGCTGCAGAAAGCCGCATAG
- a CDS encoding GntR family transcriptional regulator: protein MTAEIIEISRLALHDQVASRLRTMLVEGYIAPGAKLNERELCLQLNVSRTPLREAIKLLAAEGLVDLLPNRGAVAVKLTEADVLNTFEVLAMLEGMSGELAAKRITDDELAEVRALHYEMMACFARRDLSGYYRLNARIHTAINDAAANPVLSNTYRSINARVQSLRFRTNQNEAKWKHAVQEHEQMIDALAARDAAAMRQVLVSHVLRKRDTVLELLRAGEIYPSAKSS from the coding sequence ATGACAGCGGAAATCATCGAAATCTCGCGCCTGGCGTTGCACGACCAGGTGGCCTCGCGGCTGCGGACCATGCTGGTGGAGGGCTACATCGCGCCCGGCGCCAAGCTCAACGAACGCGAGCTGTGCCTGCAGCTGAACGTCTCGCGCACGCCGCTGCGCGAGGCCATCAAGCTGCTCGCGGCCGAAGGGCTGGTCGACCTGCTGCCCAACCGCGGCGCGGTGGCGGTGAAGCTCACCGAGGCCGACGTGCTCAACACCTTCGAGGTGCTGGCCATGCTCGAGGGCATGTCGGGCGAGCTGGCCGCCAAGCGAATCACCGACGACGAACTGGCCGAGGTGCGCGCGCTGCACTACGAAATGATGGCCTGCTTCGCGCGGCGCGACCTGTCGGGCTACTACCGCCTGAACGCGCGCATCCACACCGCCATCAACGACGCGGCGGCCAACCCGGTGCTGTCGAACACCTACCGCTCCATCAACGCCCGCGTGCAGTCGCTGCGCTTTCGCACCAACCAGAACGAGGCCAAGTGGAAGCACGCCGTGCAGGAGCACGAGCAGATGATCGACGCGCTGGCCGCGCGCGACGCCGCCGCCATGCGCCAAGTGCTCGTGTCGCATGTGCTGCGCAAGCGCGACACCGTGCTCGAGCTGCTGCGCGCCGGCGAAATCTATCCCTCGGCCAAGTCGAGCTGA